The DNA sequence CTCAACTCACGACACAACACCCACATCAAAAAAATTCTACATGGCGACTGGTCTTGCCCATAGCTTTCAATAATTTCCACTCGAACGTATTCCCATTTCGCTCATTCTccattcatttcattatttctCAATATGTGCGAAAGAgatagaaatataaatatctcgGAAGAATAGCTCCCTCCCGCCCGTGCAGCCGGGCCCGACGAGTTGAATGGACCCGAGACGCGCTCAACCATTGGATCGATGACGGTCACGTGACCCCCGAGTCGCGCCCTACTCGAAGGCGAGTCCGCGACCAAGACGCGCCAAATTTGAATGTAGCGAGTTTACCACACAAATACGAGGTTTTTCTACATGATTTCTTAAAATGATATCTTGTACGTATTCCTGATTATTAAAAATCAAGAAGGCGGCCAGGAGTAGTATGTTCCTCAATAGCCTACGCCACTTATTTGGGTAGATCCATTAAATCTCATATTGGAGgtcaataataatgttatttggATTATTTTTTCGTGTCCACGTTGATTTCTATCAGGCACCAACCTGTATCACTTATATCCAGCCAATAATCTAAAATTTAGATTATTGGCTGGATGGGTATTTAGATTCTAAATACCCATCGAAGGCTACACGTCAATAAATATTGTGAGCCGACAGTTTATATTGAAAGATCACAATTTTTATCTTGCGTGTAGCCTTCGGCTTCGCCTGTAACCGTACCTTCTCATTTCCAACGAAATTATATAAGGGTATAAACTATATGCAAAGGAGTATGAGCTACTTACTTAGCCATTTGCATCCGCTTTCCATGGCTTATTAcgagtatacctacctaatagtTGCAAACCGTATCGCCATTTTCCGATTAATAACAAAGAggtctatacagggtgtcccacaGCGATTCCACATGAAGAggcagtaggtacctatcttaCTGTACCGATCGACGAGTCAATCATGAGATCAATTTCTTCTAAGCATGGAAgtgataagtacttatatagcTTTATATAGTACATTGACTTAGccaaaaaaacacatttatcCGTAGAGTAAGAATAAGCCTCAATTTTTCCCTTTGAAAATAGTTGGATCTTGATACTACACATTTTCCGGCTTCCATTTGATAGGGTGGCAACTggtttataagtaggtactttatctTACTTACCATAATGTATATTtccaacataataaaataacaatatagaTTGAGGCACAATTTATTGATTCAGTAATCCTACTTACAAATTAAGTAAGACGCAATACAATTTCTTGATATTACCTTTCAGCTTCAGAATTTtgctttttaaaaattaagacATTGTTTTCAAAGTTAGTACACattgtgtttataaaaaaGCATTTAAATTAATGTACTATTCTATgatactacataatattattgacTAAACTAAATTATCCTCACATACATGCTGAAACTAAAGAACATTCTTTCATGGAAGAACATTACTCATGCTGCAGTTATAACTAATAATTTGTCATCTTTATTCATAATCGTGAATTTAGAAACAAGGAATTAGAACATAAAGACTTAAGCATAAGGCTATATAATCATGaacaatattatattgatttattcataagtatgttaatgttaaatatgtttaaatgcTGAGACCAAAGACGGATACAATGCAGTACATGGTTTTGTTCTCCCAGCGGACGGTGCATGAGCCGTCTGTGTGGTTGTCCCAGAAACACGAGGAAGCTGTGTGAAGCCCCGCACCATTCTTCTGCATTATTGTGCATGTCACTGCAATCAAATTGAACATGTTGAATACATAGTATTGTAAAAGCATACAATATGGATAGAAAGGATAGGTTGTTTTAAAACACTTTCGATAAAGGAAACTTTATCCTAAGAGAGCCttgttagtaaatattttattttggtattagAAAAGATTAAAACCGCTAAccgaaacaaacaaaatattggTATTACTCACCTATGTATTTGTAGGGCTTTTGAAGTTTTGTCAGTTGATTTAAACAGGACTCAACGACGGTAGAGGTCCATTGATTAACTTTATTGTGTTGATATGCTGTTCCTCCGATAGAATTTTCAATAGCTTCTTTGATAATTTTGCTCACATCGTCCACAATAAATTGATTCTGAAACACGTCATGACGGCATTTTAGTTTCTATTGGATGGAATTTTATATGGCTTTCGTCACGAGATAAGATACAAACCTCTTCATTTAAATCGGTACACTCCTTGACTTCCATGATGAGTATTGGTAAAAGTAATAAAGAATTGCAATGTTTTTGgagataacaataaaattttcgACGCTTCCAAAATCCCAAACTTGCTTGacttttcagttttttttggtgttttgtTAAGTTGGTATTACTGATTTCCACAgacaataatgttttttttaattctctATGGTGTCTGTCTGTAGGGAGACCGCACATACAGCGTTTATTTAACCGCCAAAAATTATgctcattattttttttactggcAACTCGAAGAACTTCGTTCATTCTCCattatttcattcattcagtaGATTTCATTTGTCAATTTTATGATGTCCTCTTGCTCGTCGAACATGGATGTTTTCATTTTCCTTGACTTATAATTTAGAATGGCTTCgagtatacataataataaatctgcATCAAGTAAAACTTGTTTGTGCCTTCGTTTATTCAATATGTGGTGTTGGAGAGCATTTAAATGGGTCCCAGTGTTGTTGATCCTTGGAATTTTATCGTGGTCCTACTATGCCTACGTTTACCAACTGTGCATTGGTTTGtattattctatttattttgtagtgtatactttatgataatgatgttattgATTGATACACGTTTTATATTGCAGCTACCCTTGAGAGCACGGCTCAACAATGTGCTTATCTAGTGATGTACCACATACTTCTCATCATGCTAATATGGTCTTACTATCAGACAATTTTCTCTCAACTTCAGGATATCCCGGATAAGGTAACTAaattattcatagaaaatcATATGCAGCAAAATTATGGAAAAGAAAGGTTCACCACTGTAAGAATATACATAGTCTCTACTTTCATTC is a window from the Plutella xylostella chromosome 7, ilPluXylo3.1, whole genome shotgun sequence genome containing:
- the LOC105383956 gene encoding dynein light chain Tctex-type 1: MEVKECTDLNEENQFIVDDVSKIIKEAIENSIGGTAYQHNKVNQWTSTVVESCLNQLTKLQKPYKYIVTCTIMQKNGAGLHTASSCFWDNHTDGSCTVRWENKTMYCIVSVFGLSI